In Candidatus Manganitrophus morganii, the genomic window TCAACGTGGCGGAAGAAAACCATGCCATGCAGGCGCGGCGCCACGAGGAGCGGAGGGGAGGCTTTGTCGAGGGGGCCCTCCCGCACTACTTCTCCGAGCGGACCCGCCCGACGCTCGCCAAACAACTGGCCCGGCTGGGTGAAATCGAGATCATGCCGGTGATGACCGCTCACCCGACCGAAGCAAAACGGCAGACGATCCTGGAGAAATACCGGGCGATCTATCTTCTGATCTTCCGGCTGGAGAATCCGATCTGGACCCCGCGGGAGCGGCGGGCGATCGAGCGGGAGATCTACAACATGGTCACCCTCCTCTGGCAGACGGGAGACCTCCATCTGGAGCGGCCGACCGTCCGGGAGGAAGCTCAGAACATCCTCTTCTACTTCAAAGAGACCTTTTATGACGTCATCCCCCGCCTCTATGGGGAGCTTCGGGACCACTTCCGAAAAAAAGGGATTCCGGTCGACTCCCCCCTCCCCCCTTTCCTCCGATTCGGCTCGTGGGTCGGCGGCGACCGCGACGGAAATCCCTTCGTCAAAGCGGAAGACACGGAGTGGACGGTCCTCACCCACAAGGACCTGATTTTCCGGCTCTACCATGATTCGCTCAACCAATTGGTCGTTAATCTCAGCCCTTCGCGGCATCTGGTCGGGGTCTCCGACAGGCTGCTCGGGTCGATCGAAGCCGATGCGCTCCTCTTTCCCGAAGCGGTGAAGCGGATCCGGGCGCGGAATCCACACGAGCCCTACCGCCAGAAGCTCGGCTTTATGAAGCTGAAGCTGGAAGCGACCCAGCAAGAGCTCGACCGGCGCCTCCGCGAAGAGATCGACGACGATGCCCCGCCGGCGCGCGGCTATCGAAACGCCGACGAATTCGCGGCCGACCTGGAGGTCATGCGCGAGAGCCTGACCCGCCACCGCGGCGCCCGGCCCGCCGAAATGGAGATCGATGCCATGCTCTCCTGCGTCCGGGTCTTCGGCTTCCACCTCGCCCGTCTCGACATCCGCCAGGACGCCGCGCGCCACCGCGAAACGCTCGCCGAGATCTTCAACCGGGTCAAGCTCTATCCCGGCTTCCTCTCCGGAGACGAGGAAAAAAAGGTCGAAGTCCTCACGCGCGAGCTGATGACGATGCGCCCCCTCCTCTCTCCGCACTGGACATTGTCGCCCGAAAACCAGGAGGTCATCGACACCTTCGCGGCGATGAAGAAAATCATCGGAGCGCTCGGTCCGGACGCCGTCGGCAGCTACATCATCAGCATGGCCTCCGGGATGAGCGATATCCTTGCCGTCCTCCTCCTGGCGAAAGAGACCGGTCTCTGCGGCCCCACCCCCGACGGCGGCTTCCGGAGCGAGATCGACATCGCCCCCCTCTTCGAGACGACGGAAGACCTGCGCACCGCCCCGGCGGTCCTCCAGGGGCTCTTGCAGAATCCCGCCTATCGGTTGCAGCTCGAGGCCCGCGGACGGCAGCAGGAGATCATGCTCGGCTATTCCGACAGCAGCAAAGATTCCGGCATCCTCACGTCGAGCTGGGCGCTCTATAAAAGCCAGATCCACCTCTGGGAGGTCGCCCGGAAAGAAGGGATCGCGCTGACCCTTTTTCACGGCCGCGGCGGAACGGTCGGCCGCGGCGGGGGCCCCACCCATCGGGCCATTCTGGCGCAGCCGCCGCACACCGTCGAAGGCCGGATCAAGATTACGGAGCAGGGAGAGGTCATCTCCTCGAAGTACGCCAACCAGGGGACGGCGTCGCATCAACTGGAGCTGCTGATTACCGGCGTCCTGAAGGCGACCTTCGGCCCGACCCCTTCTCATATCGATGCCGAGCGGATGGCCCGCTTCCAGGGGGCGTTAGAAGAACTTTCTCAGGCCGCCTACCGGCGCTATCGCGATCTGGTCGGGCATCCCGATCTCTACCGGTATTTTCAGGAATCGACGCCGATCTCCGAGATCGGCTTTTTAAAGATGGGCTCCCGCCCCGCTTTCCGCTCCCAGGCCAAGTCGATGAAAGATCTCCGGGCGATCCCATGGATCTTCTCTTGGACGCAGAGCCGGCAGATGATCGGCGCCTGGTATCCGCTCGGATCAGCCTTCAAGGCCTTCGTCGATCGCGATCCCGCCCTCCACGGCCCGCTCCTCTCCGAGATGTACCGAAGTTGGCCCTTTTTCAACAATCTGATCGACAACATTCAGATGACGCTGGCGAAAGCCGATATGCACATCGCCCAGCACTATGCCGAGCTCGTCTCCGACCCGCAATTGCGAAAGGCCATCTTCGGACAGGTCCGGAAAGAGTACGACCTGACGGTAGAGACGATCAAGCAGATCACCGGACAAACCGACATCCTCGACAACGACCCCTCCCTTCAACGCTCGATCCGCCTCCGAACCCCCTTCCTCGACCCGATCAACTACATTCAGGTCAACCTGATCGAGAAGCTCCGCACGCAAAAGCTCGGAAAGAAAGAGCGCGAAGAGCTGATCCACGCCATCCTGCTGACGATCAATTGTATTGCGACGGGGATGAGAAATACGGGATAAGGCGGGTAAGGAGGATTTGTGTTAAATGTCTATTTCAATCAGGAATCAATGCGGGGTGATTAATCTATTCTGCGGATGAGAGCGATTTTCCTTATTTCTTGACCGCCCGGATTGGAAGCCGAACCATGACGGTCGTTCCCTTCCCCTCTCCGGCGCTTTCAGCCGAAACGCTTCCGCCATGCAGCTCTGTGAGGTGCCGCACAATGGCGAGACCGAGCCCCAGTCCCCCGTGGGATCGGGTGGCGCTCGCCTCGGCCTGACGAAAACAATCGAAAACATACGGCAGAAAATCGGAGGAGATGCCGATTCCGCTGTCTTTGACACGAATCTGAATCGAACGATCCGCCCGTTCCAAGAAAATCTCGATGCCCCCTCCCTCCTGTGGCGTAAATTTGATCGCATTCGAGAGGAGGTTCCAGAAAACCTGCTGCATTCGATCCGGATCGACCGTCACAGGTTCGATGGAGG contains:
- the ppc gene encoding phosphoenolpyruvate carboxylase; this encodes MAKPPRQKGPKSAAAMRASLRPVQAGVDYLEDIFRDVLLEQGGESLVGWVDQFRGICRTLRDRYDPKLEKKLLRMIDRLDLATCTQVVSAFDLSFNLLNVAEENHAMQARRHEERRGGFVEGALPHYFSERTRPTLAKQLARLGEIEIMPVMTAHPTEAKRQTILEKYRAIYLLIFRLENPIWTPRERRAIEREIYNMVTLLWQTGDLHLERPTVREEAQNILFYFKETFYDVIPRLYGELRDHFRKKGIPVDSPLPPFLRFGSWVGGDRDGNPFVKAEDTEWTVLTHKDLIFRLYHDSLNQLVVNLSPSRHLVGVSDRLLGSIEADALLFPEAVKRIRARNPHEPYRQKLGFMKLKLEATQQELDRRLREEIDDDAPPARGYRNADEFAADLEVMRESLTRHRGARPAEMEIDAMLSCVRVFGFHLARLDIRQDAARHRETLAEIFNRVKLYPGFLSGDEEKKVEVLTRELMTMRPLLSPHWTLSPENQEVIDTFAAMKKIIGALGPDAVGSYIISMASGMSDILAVLLLAKETGLCGPTPDGGFRSEIDIAPLFETTEDLRTAPAVLQGLLQNPAYRLQLEARGRQQEIMLGYSDSSKDSGILTSSWALYKSQIHLWEVARKEGIALTLFHGRGGTVGRGGGPTHRAILAQPPHTVEGRIKITEQGEVISSKYANQGTASHQLELLITGVLKATFGPTPSHIDAERMARFQGALEELSQAAYRRYRDLVGHPDLYRYFQESTPISEIGFLKMGSRPAFRSQAKSMKDLRAIPWIFSWTQSRQMIGAWYPLGSAFKAFVDRDPALHGPLLSEMYRSWPFFNNLIDNIQMTLAKADMHIAQHYAELVSDPQLRKAIFGQVRKEYDLTVETIKQITGQTDILDNDPSLQRSIRLRTPFLDPINYIQVNLIEKLRTQKLGKKEREELIHAILLTINCIATGMRNTG